From the genome of Candidatus Dadabacteria bacterium:
TGCGACAAGGAGTTGTTAATCGCCCTGCAGAATCGAATTGTCGATCCACGTTTCATAAACGAAGATTATCGAACGGTTCAAAATTATGTAGGTCAGACGATTTCCTATCAAAAAGAGTTAATTCATTATGTGTGTCCCAAGCCGGAAGATCTTCCCGACTTGATGCGGGGGCTCCTGACTTCTCATCGGCTTATGATGACCGGCGGTGTTTCAGCTATTGTTCACGCTGCCGTAGTAGCCTACGGGTTTGTCTTTATTCATCCGTTTGAAGATGGTAACGGTCGAATCCACCGGTTTTTGATCCACAATATTTTTTCCATTCGAGGAATGGTTCCGGAAGGTCTGATGTTTCCCGTGTCTGCTGTAATGCTTAACAATCCGGAAGGCTACGATGATTCTTTAGAGGCATTTTCACTTCCCTTGAACCAACTTGTGGAATACAGCTTGGATGGGCTTGCCCAGATGACCGTCCACAACGATACTGCGTACTGGTATCGTTACATTGATATGACGGCACAAGCGGAAGCTTTGCATGATTTTGTCGTTCAAACCGTCGAAAGCGAACTTGTAGAGGAACTGAACTTCCTCGCAAACTATGACAGCACAAAAAAGGCGATTCAGGATGTTATCGATATGCCCGACCGCCTGATAGATTTGTTTATCCGGATTTGCCTTGAAAACAAAGGCAGACTGTCTGCGAACAAAAGAAAGTCGCATTTTGATTTCTTAAGCGACGGCGAACTTTTTTTGATGGAAAGTGCCGTCAGGGAAAAATACCGTGCGTTAGCGCAATAGCTTCTGACCGCTAAGGGTGGACCGGCCTTCGAAGTCTCATTCCGTCCGGGTTCCCCGGGCTGTGGTTGTTAACGTTGCGAAAGTGGTATGCGGATGACAACGCCGCCCATGGTCTTGCCAAGCTTGAAATCGCTTCGCGGACTGTCTTTGTGATTGTTATGGCAGTTAATGCATGCGGGAGCCACGGCGACATCCGGGTAGACCGCCGTGAAGAATGTTTTTCCGCCCAGCGTCTCTTCCGCGTAAAAAGGCTTCTGTTTCTTTGCTACCGCTTCAAGCCCTTGCTTTTCCACTTCGGTTTTAGGCGCGTTCTGCTTGTTAACCGGCCAGAGCGAAAGAAGGGAATAGGTGAAAACATCGGTTTTGTCCGAAACCATCTTGGCTCCCATGCGGAACATCTGGGCCGGCAGTGGGAGCGCCTTGTCATCTTTCCAGTGCTCGCTCGCCTCGATAACTTTCTCTTCGTCCTGCAGACGATCGACCACTTTGCGGGTGTAGACGGTCCGGTCGGATTCTATGACGGCGTAAAGCGCGTCGGCCATCGTTCTGGGAGTGAAGGTAGTGCCGGATTCCTGGTTGTTCCCGCTGCCCCCGCCACTGCCGCCGCATCCTGTTGCCAGAGCGGCCAGAAGAAACCCGCCCAGTGTTAATGTGCGGACAGTTCTGTTCATGATCATCATTTCTTTTTTCTCCTCAGGTCTTCAACCGCCCGCTGCACTGCCATATCGACGCTTTCGACATGGCGGGACGGCTGTCCCTTGAAATTCCGCTCGATGAGGACCGGGTCCGCAAGAGCATCGATCGAAAAAGGAAGTCCGTGACATTTCATGCAGACGCCGCGGATCATCTTCTCGTTCGGCTGCAGGTTCATATTTTGATTATGCTGAACCAAAACCCGTTTGTCATCACTTTTTTTGTGCGTCTCCCGGGGCAGGTGACAGGTGGCGCAACTCACACCGCTTCCCGGGGCTCCGAGGCCGCTTGCCTCCGCCTGCCAGAGTTCGAAGTGTAGGGAATCCTTGTAGGAATTGCTGTGGGTATCTGTGTGACACCCGAGGCAGGAATCCACCGCGGCCTGGGCGGTATCGAATTCATGGGCACCGTGGCACGACGTGCAGCCGAGTTCGCGTTGCGCTGCCTCGGAGTCCATGGGCAGACGTGCGAGCGACGGCGACATGGGCGAGAGGCCCGAGGCAAGGCGCATGCCGTGTTTTCCCGCAAGAAACCCCGAGACTTCGTTTTCATGGCAGGACTCACACGCCTCGTGAGTCAGCGAATCGCTCCACCGTGCTCCGGGGCTCTCACCGACATGGCAGTTTGAGCAGTTGACCCCCGCGCGTGCGTGGACGGTGCCAGCCCATTCGGCAAGCAGAGCCGGGTCGACCTCCCTGTCTGTCGGTGCGTCGTGCTCCCTAGAAGAAAGAAGGGGTCCGACAGCCTCGGGTTCGTCTCTTTCAGCCACAAGCGGCGTTGCAAGCAATCCGGGCTCGTCGCTGTGCTGAAGCAGAAAGTCCTCATAGAGAGCCCTGTTATCGTGGTAGTTGTGACAACCAGCCGCGGCACAGGTGTTAAAGTCCATCTCCGTGTGGGTCGGGCGCTGCTCGGCGATATCAAAGTGGCAGTGAAAGCAGTGATCATCGGGCACCGTGACTCCCATAGTGGTTACCATTTCCGGGTGGTGTTCCACATGGCAGCTTACGCACAGGCGCGCGTTTAGCAATTCAAGCTCCGCTAGGCTGCGCGGATCGGTAAATACACTTTCGGCGTGGGAATCATTGGCTATCTCAAGTTCCTTGGCGTGACAATCAATACAGGCTTGCTGTGGAACGCCTTCAAAAGGGATGTGACACGCCTCACACGCAAGTTCGATCTGGTGGTGTCCGTGGGTTGCTTTGCCGGGCAGAAAAGCCTGCTGGTTATCAGTCTGGAGTCGCCAGATGAAGAATCCCGCCAGAAGGAGATTGAGGGAAATCAGAAATCCCCAGAAAATTCGAGCGCGTGTCACAAGTGTATCCTTAGAAGTAATAGACTGACAGGATGTGCAGGGCTATGAGGGCGGGGAGCGGCGAGAGCATCAGCACGTGTATCCAGACCATGCGTCTTCTCCATCTATGGCTCGGATGTCTTGTGAACTGATACCGCGACCATATTCCGGCTGCCGCAAGTGCGCCGCCTAGATTAGCGGCTACAAACACTATCATCAGCGCCAGGTTCAGATTCGAGCCGAACCGCATTCCCGTATGGGCCACCAGCACGATGAGTCCCGCTACGCCCAGTATTCCGTGCAAAACGCGCCAGGATGAAAACGAGCCGAACCGCAGCTGTCTCCAGTGCTTGCGGAAGTAAAGCGATAGGCCTATAAGGGAGAATCCTAGCAGCAAAAATCCCGTGACCTGCTGCCAGAAACCGCTACGCCAGAGTATATCTAAAGGTATGTCCTGGCGGACTGTCCGTGAGTACGGAATCGTCATCACAGAGATTGCTGTAACCAGTATAACGGCCGAAACGGCGGCCGTGACGAGCCCTCTGACTTCCATTCCGTGCCACGGCTTAGTGGACTGTGACATCCTCTGTGCGCTACGGGACATGCTATCAGAATATATGCTTTTCGAGGCTCTTGCCAAGCCAGCTCGGATTGGTCATCTTCTAACCGGTGATTAGTTCCCCCGAAAGCTTGGCAAAGGGTATGAAGTTCCACTCGACGCTTGCAGTTTCAGCGTGCGGATGCACCAATCCGCTTTTCTGCCCGTATCACAAGCCAAGGGTATAATCGCCCGCTGCCGGATCATGCTGGTGAGAAGCCTTGATGATCAGTCATTACACCAATTCCGGAGCTTTCGGAAGAATTCCTTCCGGGTGCGTCTTCCGGGAAAAACTACCGAGAACAAAACAGAAGCTGTCAGGAACAGGTTGAGCAGAGTTCCCTGAGGAGTATTCCCACTCCCGGCAACTGTACACGCTCCGTTGCCTTCATCAGATTCGGGATAAACTCCTGAACCAAAGATATACATGAAGCGACCGATAGGATCTTCATGGTGACCTACGTCTGCTGCTTCAATGTAACTTATCTTGTGCGAATTGCCTGGAACTAGGTTATTTTCCAGCCATTGCGGAGTTGGTTCATCACCGGGACGCAACCAATGATATTCTACAAAGTTGCCCTTTCCATCTTTGGGTGTTCCGTTTTCTGTTACCGAGTTCCTAAGCAGTTCCGCAATATTTTTGTTTTCCTCCCCGTCAATCGGATTTGGATTCGGATCCCTCAGCTTAAGATTCAGTCCGTTCAGTTGAGGACTGTTTCCGTTTAGAACCACGGTGGCATCTTCATCCAATTCCATGATGAAAACGTATATGCTGCCTTCCTTAAAACCTCCTTCTGAAAAACAAGCGATTTTCTTCTGAAATTCCGTGTACCTTATGGAAGCCATGTCGTCAAACCCTATAATCCTATCAGGGTCCGCTTTCCTCAATTCCTCCATCGCTTTTCTTCTGCCATCCACAAGCAGGTCTTGAGTGACGGAGATAACGCTTTTTACATACAGCTTAAGAAGCAGTTTCTGCGTATCCAGACTCTCTTCGTTTTCAACATCCCCGGCGGTGGTATCAAGTTCGAGATCCGTACAGTCGGGTTTGACTACAGCGGAGTCTTCTTTGTCGTGATGAAAACCCGCTATGACTACGAACTCTCCATAGATGGTATCTACTTTCTTTCCGCAAGCCTGTCTGTTTTCTCCGTCGTATCTGTACCCCGTGCAACCCTCTTCTTCGATTAATTGCCTTAAGGTATCCCCGATCTGCGAACCTTGGGCGTCCGGGTTAACCACTTTGCCATACAATTCGGGGTGTCCCGGGTGATTGTCTATGATATTAGCGGAATTTATTATGATGGAGTACATGTCATTGCCATCGTTAAAAACTCCTTGCTTTCTTAGTTCCTCGAAAAATACCACCCAGAGACTTACCAGTTCTTTTTGTTCTTCCAGAGTGGGGTTGGGGTTGTTGATTCTTAATAATGGACTGAAATGTTCAATTATGTGGGAAAGAAACTCCCCCACCTCCGCTTCGCTTGCGATATTGACATCTTCCGCCATCTTGTTGCCCTGACTTTCATTATGAGCCGAAGCTTCAATGCTGAACGAAAAAACAAGCACTAACGAGAAAAACAAGCCCAGAAGCATTCCGTGTGTTTTAACTTTCATCATCTTCCTCCTGATACCGCAATTTCCGATTTGCCGACATTACGCTTTGCCGTGCCTGCTCTGAATAATTTCACGGCCGCATGTTCGGACAGTAATTTCGCAGTCCTCCAGACAACCAGATTCTTTTTTCTTCCTTAAAATTCTAACACATCTGGAATCTTTTATGGAATCACGGGCAAGAATCCGGTAATCACCTCTGTTTTGCTTCCCTGTTGTTCACTCCCTTGGGAGATGAACAACTGCCGGGGTGTGCCAAGAGGCTCGAATTTCCCACAGCCTTTTGGCATACCACCTGCCAATCGAGGCTCTGGAGGCTAATGCCATTTGTTTCGGTTATCATTTAAATGACATTCGAGGGGATTGGGAAAACCCAAGAGAATCGGCCGCGGCGGATGCCGATTCTCTCTAATCTTGTTTTCAGTTCACGGAAAGGGGTTCAGTGCGGGTTGGCGGCGGCAAAAAATTTTCTCCTTACCTCTGTCGTGGCCGGAGTCCGAATAACATGCAAGAATACGATCTTTTTTCTTTAGTTCTGCTTTTTTTCACGGGCGTTCTGGCGGGAGTGATAAACGTGATGGCGGGTGGAGGAAGCAGCATCGTTCTTCCCGTGCTCATATTTCTTGGGATTGATCCCACAGTCGCAAACGGAACAAACAGGGTGGCGATTTTGTTTCAGAATTTCTTTGCGGCTCTTTCCTTCAGAAAAGAGGGCGTTGCCGGCATTAAAACCAGCGTCAGGCTCGCGGCCTTCACCCTCCCCGGTGTTTTGGTGGGAGCTTTTGCGGCGGTGCGGGTGGGAGATGAGCTTTTCGAAAAAATCCTGGCCGTCGTGCTTATCTTCGTCTGCGCATCCTTTTTCCTTAAAGTTGATTCTTTCGGCAAGCTGCTCGGCGGCGGCGAAACAGGGCGGGGATGGGTTCTTTACCCGGCACTTGTGCTTATAGGTTTTTACGGAGGTTTTATCCAGGTCGGCGTGGGACTTTTCATAATGGCGGCTCTTTATCATCTTATGGGAGCATCCCTAGCTAAGGTAAACGCGCACAAGGTGATTGTGGTGCTTATCTACACGATTCCAGCGATCCTCATATTTTTTCTAAGCGGCAACATAAGCTGGTTCATAGGCATCTGTCTCGCCGCGGGAAATTCGGTCGGCGGATGGTTCGGCGCCACGTTTTCCGTAAGGGGCGGCGAAAAATACATAAGGATGGCTCTTGTCGTTGCCGTCGGGATTATGGCTCTTAAGCTTCTCCGGGTATTTTAGGCGCCGGGCAGGTGTTATGCGCCGGAGCCCGGGAGGGGACCCGCCGCGGTTTTTCTCAGAAATTCGTACAGAGTGTGGTAGATGTTTTTGTTCTGAATCAGCTTCTCGTGAGTTCCCTGCTCCACTACTTCCCCCTTATGGATCACTATTACGTTATCAACGTCCTTTAGGGTTGAGAGCTTGTGGGTTATGACCAACCTTGTCTGAGAGCCGGCGGTGCTTCTTATCACTTCCTGTATTCTTTTTTCAGTTTCCGCGTCCAGATGGGAAGTTGCCTCGTCCATTATAAGAAGTTTCGAATTTTTCCTGACCGCTTTTTCGATCGACCGGGCCTGGGTTTCTCCCGAAGAAAGCTTTACGGGTTCGGCTGCCGGACCATCCCGCTCGTCCCTTTCGTCGGATATGTCCTTTTCGAACAGAAACAGGTCTTGGAAGATGGCGGTTATGTTAGAGCGCAGGTACCTGTTTGACAGTTCCTCGATATCTGTGCCGTTAAAGAGAATCTGGCCCCTCTGGGGTTTATAGAATTTAAGGAGCAGGTTCACGATGGTCGTCTTCCCCGCTCCCGTGATTCCCACAAGGGCGGCACTCTCTCCAGATCTTACTGTAAAGGATGCGTTCTTGAGCACCCATTCCCGCTCGTTATACGAAAACCATACGCCCCGGAACTCAAGAAGAGATCCCTCGGTTGTCGCGGGCACCAGAGATCCGCTTCCCTCAGATTTTTCCGCCAGAGTGTCGTAGAGGTTCTCGGAGGCTGCAACGGCGGACTGGAAGACATTGAATTTTTCTGAAAGTTCCTGGATGGGCTTGAATATCATCCTTACGTAGTAAAGAAACGCGAGCAGGGCTCCCAGGGACAGGTCAAGGTTCATGACCCCGATCGCCCCGTACCACAGGATTATCCCGGTTGCCGCTATGCCCACGTACTCTATGGAAGGGCGGAAAATCACGTAGACCCAGAGCTGCTGTATATTGGCCCTGTAGTTTTCCGTGTTTACCTCCCAGAATTTCTCGAAGTTTCTTTTCTCCTTTCCGTAAAGCTTAAGGAGCACTATTCCCCTCATGCTTTCTGCGACAAAGGCGTTAAGCTTGCCTATGGTTCTTCGGATTTCCCTGTACACCAGTCGAAGCTTCATTCGGAAGATGGATACCGTGAAAGTAAGGAACGCCGTAAGCGCGACGATTATAAGCGTGAGCCCGACGTTCATCTTGAACATGATCACCAGAGTGCCGATTATGATTATGATGTCCTTTATGAAGTGTATGAGAACGGAGGTGTACATCTCGTTTATGGCGTTAACGTCGTTTGTGACGCGTGTGGTTATCCTGCCCACGGGATTTCGGTCGAAGTACTGCTGGGGAAGTGAGAGTATATGGGAGAGGGTGTGGTTTCGCATGTCGTGCATTATTTTCTGGCCCGAGTAGTGAAGAATGTAGGTAAAAGAAGAGGTGAAGAGGAAAATTCCAACCACCGATAAAACCACGTATAAAGCGAGGGTCTTGAGCCTTTTTGTCTGTTTTGAGCGAAGAAGCGACACTTCCTCTTTGGCGAGTGATCCAAGGTCTGAGTGAGCCAGAAACGCAACCCCTTCGGTTTCTTCAAACAGGGAAGCGTTTCGGGCTATTATTCCCAAAACCTCCTGCTTTTCATCTTCCTCAAATTCCCCGGGGTTGACCACGATATATTTTGTCTCGGAGAACTCGACGCCCGAGCGTTCGATTCTGTCTTTCTCCGAGGAGGAGAGCTTTGAGAAATCGACCAGAAATCCTCCGTCCGCAAGGGCAAGCGTGGATTCCACCCCGAGTCCCGAGAGCGCCCGCTCCGCTTCTTCCCCTCTCTCGGCCTTGCTCCATGTAGGATAAATATAGTCATCGACCGCGACTTTGATGAGGTAGGGAACCGTGATTTCAAGCGCCGCGGTGGCCATCATCAGAAGAAGGGACAGGGCAAAGTAACCTCTGTACTTTCCCAGAAAGCCCAGAATCCACCCCATGATCTTAAGATCGTAAGTTGATTTCCTGTTTCTCTCCAAGTCGCTCATTTATACACCTTAGACAGACTGCAGTCTTTCAAGCGCGTAGTAAACTCCGCGTCGCTCCACCAGTTCCCTTCGCTCCCCGCTTTCAATTATCTCTCCGTTTTTCATGACCGCGATCCGCGAGAGCCCGACTACGGAGGATATTCTGTTTGAAATTATCACCACCGTGCGCCCGCGCATTGCCTCTATTACGTTTGTTATCACGGTGTTTTCCGTCTGCGGATCAAGGGACGAGAGCACATCATCAAGTATCAGGACTTCGGGATTGAGCACCAAGGCCCTTGCTATGGCTAGGCGTTGTCGCTGTCCTCCCGAGAGGCTGAGTCCCCGCTCTCCCACCACGGTGTCGAATCCCTGCTGAAACTCCATTATCTGTTCGTATATCCCCGCCGTTTTGGCTGCCTGCTCCACCTGCTCGCGGGTTATGCTTGGGTTTATGAAGGTTATGTTGTCATAAACCGTTCCGCTGAACACGGTTATTTCCTGCGGCACATAGACGATGGTCTCCTGAAGGCTTTTTCTTGATATTCCCCTTATGTCGATCCCGTCGACCGTTATTGCGCCCGGTTCGGTCTCGTGGATTTTCATGAGCAGCTTCATCAACGTGGTCTTCCCGGAGCCCACGAGCCCCGTTATTCCCAGAGTCGTCCCGCAGGGTATGTGGAGGTTGACTTCGCGCAGAGCCGGATTGGAGCCGTAGGAGAAGGAAACCCCGGAGAACCTTATGTCTCCCTTGAGTTCGTAGTCTTTCTCCCCTGCCTGGGTGTCGTCTTTTTGTTCAACCGCGAAAATGTCGTTCAGCCTGTTTATCGAGGCGTTCCCCCTTTTTAGAAGATCGATCGCCCATCCCATGGCCATCATCGGCCAGGCGAGCATCATTAGGTAGATGAGTATGGCGGAGAACTCTCCGAGGGTTATTTCGGTACCGATTGCGCCCGCTCCGCCGAAGAAAAGAAACAGGGCCATCGCTAATGAGGGCACGAAATATATAAACGGCTGGAAGCCTGCGCGGATTTTCACTAGGCGTACGTTTTTTTCGAGGTAGTCTTCGCTTGCACGTTCAAAATCCCGCCCCTCGGCCCGCTCAAGTCCGAACGCTTTTACTACCTTGATTCCCGAGACCGGCTTCCTTGCGCTTTCGGTGAGCTCTGAGAAGGAATCTTGGGAGCGCTGGAACCTCTTCTCTATCATGTTTCCGAACTTGTATACGAAGACGGCGAGTGCGGGGAACGGCAAAAACGCGTAGAAGGCCATCTCGGGAGAGATGTAGACCATCGCGGCGAAGATGAAAAAAAACAGGAATACCCCGTCATACGCTATGAGCAGACCCAGGCCACAGGAGAACTTGAGAGTCTCTATGTCGTTTACCGTGTGCGCCATCAAGTCACCGACCTTTCTTGCCGAGAAGAAATCGAAGTTAAGCTTCTGGAGGTGGTCGAAGAAATCGTTTCTGAGCGAGTACTCTATTTTCCTCGCCCCGCCCATTATGAAGTACCGCCAGCCAAAGCGGAAAAACGCCATTAGCAGCCCGAGACCGAGGATGTAGAGGGAGTACTTGGTTATGAGGGAGAAATCTGCGCTCTCCAAGGTGAGCTCATCTATTATCCACTGGATTATTATGGGAACCGATAGCTGCGCCATATCCACCAGCGTGAGAGAGACAAGACCGGTTAGAAACGAGTATCTGTACCGTAAAATAAGGGAGGAAATGCTTGTTTTTTTGACCAATGGTATACGAGCAAATATTTTACGGGACCGAAAAACCAAGCGGCTGCCAAGCCTTGGTCCCATCGGATAAAAAGCAAATTTCCGGCGGCGCGCGACCGCTAAATCATTATACAGTGAAAAACCCGCAGAAGATAATCCGCTGTATCTGCAGGAGCGGTTTTTGCCCGGACGGTCGAGAATAGGGTATTTTTTTCGACCGGAGGCAGATAGCGTGGAGGATGTTTCCTACCAGGTTCCTGCGGGAGTTTCGACGGCGCAGCGGATTATAAAGAAAAGCAGGTTCATAGCTACTGTCGGGCGTGCGGGCACTAGAGGTGAGGCCGAAGATTTCATAGGGAGCGTAAGGGCTCTTCACCCCACGGCAAGCCATAACTGCTATGCGTTTTTGGCCTGCGCCCCGGGGGGAACGGATATCGGTTTCGGCGATGACGGGGAGGTCTCGGGAACCGCCGGGCGGCCCATGATGACTCTTCTGGAACACAGCGGCATAGGGGAGATAGCGGTCGTGGTAACCCGGTATTTCGGAGGGATAAAACTCGGTCCCGGCGGGCTTCTGAGGGCATACACGGAGTCCCTGAGGGCAACCTTGGGGGAGCTTGAGCTTGAAGACCATGTCCCGGTGCGGGCGGGGCACCTTGTTTTTTCCTACGCCCATGAAAATTCCATACGGATTCTGTTTGAGAAGTCAGGCGTTACAATAACGAGCGTCGAGCGCGGGGAGGATGTTCACTTCGACCTCACAGCACCTCTCGGTGTCGCTGCGAGCCTTGAAGAGAAGGTTGCTTCCTTGACTAGGGGGAAATCCAGGCTTGTCTGGAAACAGGCAGACTGAGGGCTCATCGAGAGTGGATATTCCCTGTTCTGCCGTAAGGTCAAAGCCGGTATACTAACCTTCAACCAATTTCGCAGGTGGAGGGGTTATGAACGTCTACGAGTGCGTAAGATCGCTTAGTTCCGTAAGAAGTTACCTCGACGGGGAAGTTCCGGACGAAGTCATCATGGAGGTCATGGAATCGGGGAGGCTCTCGCCGAGTGCCCACAACAATCAACCGTGGGAATTCGTGCTTATAAAGGACCGCGCAATGCTCCGGGAAATGGGAAAGTACTGCACAAGCGGCAGCTTCATTGTGCAGGTGGCTTTTGCGGTGGTGCTTTTGGTGGATCCGCAAAGCAAGTGGCACCAGATCGACGGCACTAGGGCTGCGCAGAACATGGTTTTAGTGGCGTGGAGCCACGGACTCGGGTCTTGCTGGATAGGAAGAATAGAGAAGGAAGAGCTTAAAAGGTATCTTGGAGTGCCGGAAGAGCTCGATGTTCTTACCGTGCTTCCGTTCGGTTACTTCGACAAAAGGCGGGTCGCTACCGGGAAGTTGAGGAAAAGTCCGGACGAGGTCTTTCATCTCGACGGTTACGGAAAAAGAATTTCGAGATAAGAGGCTTGCGGGACTTTTTCGCGCCGGCCGTCTACAAACTCATCCACTCGGACGAGCGACTTAGCGGCACAAAGCATAAGAACTGCGCAGGATGAATTTTAAGAAGCTTGGAAACACGGAAGTTCTCGTTCCCGAGATCGGACTCGGCACGTGGAACTACAAGGGGGGAGTGGAACCTCTGAGGGCAGGCATCAAGCTAGGGGCTTCGCTTATAGACACCGCCGAGGGGTACTACACGGAAGATATAGTCGGAGAGGCCGTGCGTCCCTTTAGGGACGAGGTCATCATAGCGACAAAGGTTTCGGGAAGGAACCTTGCCCACGACAGTGTGCTTAGGTCCTGCGAGGCGAGTCTCGAGAAGCTTGGCACGGACTGGATAGATCTTTACCAGATACACTGGCCGAACCCCCTCTATCCGATAGAGGGGACAATGAGAGCGCTTGAGAAGCTGGTTGACCGCGGATGCGTGAGCTACGTCGGGGTGAGCAATTTTTCCGCGAGGCAGATACGCGAGGCCCAGAACTATTTCCCTAACTATCCGATAGTCTCAAACCAGGTGCTCTACAACCTTAGATCAAGGAACATACAAAAAGAGCTGCTTCCCTACTGCCTGGATAACGACGTAACCGTAATGGCCTACACCCCGCTTGACGCCGGAAGACTCTGCCGCCCCCGTCATGGCAGTGTTTTGTCCCAGATAGCGGCCGAGACCGGGAAGACGGAGGCACAGGTTGCCCTTAACTGGTGTGTTTGCCAGGAGAACGTCATCGTGATTCCGAAGGCGGATTCGGTGGCGAGAACGGTCGAGAACTGCGGGGCCTCGGGATGGAGGCTTTCCCAGGAGCAGTTGCGCATGCTCGATGAGACATTCTGAAGTTTCGTTCTACGGTCCCATTATGTGATATACTTAGCGGGTTGAATATGGAATAAGAGGAGGAGAGTGTGCGATGAGTTTAAAAAAAACGCTTTCACTTTTGGTTTTCTTTTTTGTTTTAGCTTTCTTTTCTTTAACCGACCCCGCTTCGGCGAGCGAGCTTGATACGGGCGATACAGCTTGGATACTGACTTCAACCGCGCTTGTTCTTTTCATGACGATTCCCGGGCTTGCGCTTTTCTACGGGGGGCTAGTCGGCAAAAAAAACGTTCTTTCGCTGCTGATGCAGTGCTTTTCCATTACCGCAGTCGTAACGGTTATATGGACGTTTTTCGGTTACAGCATGGCTTTTGACACTACCGGCATGGTAGCGGGAGAAGTCGGGATGAACGCCTTCGTGGGAGGCTTCTCAAAGGCGTTCCTAAACGGTGTGGGTATCGATACTCTTTCGGGGACGATCCCCGAAGTTCTGTTCTTCGCCTTCCAGCTTACCTTCGCGATTATCACTCCGGCACTTATAATCGGGGCGTTTGCCGAGAGAATGAAGTTCTCGGCTATGCTTCTGTTCACCGCCCTTTGGGTGATATTCTGTTACTTCCCGATCGCGCACATGGTCTGGGGAGGGGAGGGTTCCTACCTTGGAGACAAGGGAGTGATTGACTTTGCAGGCGGAATAGTAGTCCATATCACGGCGGGTACCGCGGCCCTTGTGGCGGCGATACTGGTCGGGCCCAGGAGAGGCTACCCCAGACAACTTGCGCTTCCGCACAATCTCACTCTTACGATGATAGGTACCGCGATGCTCTGGGTCGGATGGTTCGGATTTAACGGAGGAAGCGCCCTTGCGGCCGGTGGGCAGGCGGCCATGGCGGTCGTCGTGACCCAGATTTCTCCATGCGTTGCCGCTCTCACCTGGATATTTCTTGAAAGCGTAAGATCGGGCAAGCCCAGCGCTCTTGGTTTCGCCACTGGGGCCATCGCGGGTCTCGCAGCCATAACTCCCGCCTCTGGCACTGTGGGACCGCTTGGAGCCATAGTCATAGGATGCGCATCTTCTGTGCTTGCCTACATAGCAGCCACTTACATCAAGTTCCGTTTCAATTATGACGACGCGCTTGACGTCGTGGGAGTTCACGGAGTCGGAGGTCTGGTAGGAATCATCTTGGTAGGAGTGTTTGCCTCGAACTCTTTCGGCGGTTCGATCGTGGATCTCGATATAGGCGCGCAGTTAGGCATACAGATCTACGGGGGAATATTCGCGGTTGTATACACTGCCATAGTGAGCTATATAGTGCTCAAGGTCGTTGACATGCTCGTCGGACTCAGGGTCACCGAGGATGAAGAAACCGAAGGTCTTGACATAACGGATCACGGAGAGTCGGGTTACTACGGCATCTAGAGTGGGGGCGGAAACCAGCGCACACATGGTTTACGAATGAGTACTCAGGCGCGGGACGCAAGGACCTGCGCCTGCGGGTACTCCGTTGGGGACCCGTGGGTGGTTCCGAAGCAGAGG
Proteins encoded in this window:
- a CDS encoding Fic family protein translates to MKTSVSIIRPAGYAWLLSRFELTALPNWHSSFVAATGGRQQKVQGGRVEDIYSLQYWPGEKIGDHLEFALKYDGVSLSSLKVVFDAVAETELVDYIKSKPTGKYARRIWFFFEFLTGRRLPIDDLSKGNYLEVLEPDIYYTLSRGEKSQRHRVINNLLGPREFCPIVRKTEKLGEMDQTDFRDRCEKIVESYPPQLLRRALSYLYSKETKSSFEIENIKPDASRTEKFIASLEMARRQDFCDKELLIALQNRIVDPRFINEDYRTVQNYVGQTISYQKELIHYVCPKPEDLPDLMRGLLTSHRLMMTGGVSAIVHAAVVAYGFVFIHPFEDGNGRIHRFLIHNIFSIRGMVPEGLMFPVSAVMLNNPEGYDDSLEAFSLPLNQLVEYSLDGLAQMTVHNDTAYWYRYIDMTAQAEALHDFVVQTVESELVEELNFLANYDSTKKAIQDVIDMPDRLIDLFIRICLENKGRLSANKRKSHFDFLSDGELFLMESAVREKYRALAQ
- a CDS encoding sulfite exporter TauE/SafE family protein gives rise to the protein MQEYDLFSLVLLFFTGVLAGVINVMAGGGSSIVLPVLIFLGIDPTVANGTNRVAILFQNFFAALSFRKEGVAGIKTSVRLAAFTLPGVLVGAFAAVRVGDELFEKILAVVLIFVCASFFLKVDSFGKLLGGGETGRGWVLYPALVLIGFYGGFIQVGVGLFIMAALYHLMGASLAKVNAHKVIVVLIYTIPAILIFFLSGNISWFIGICLAAGNSVGGWFGATFSVRGGEKYIRMALVVAVGIMALKLLRVF
- a CDS encoding NrfA- nitrite reduction protein, whose amino-acid sequence is MFWGFLISLNLLLAGFFIWRLQTDNQQAFLPGKATHGHHQIELACEACHIPFEGVPQQACIDCHAKELEIANDSHAESVFTDPRSLAELELLNARLCVSCHVEHHPEMVTTMGVTVPDDHCFHCHFDIAEQRPTHTEMDFNTCAAAGCHNYHDNRALYEDFLLQHSDEPGLLATPLVAERDEPEAVGPLLSSREHDAPTDREVDPALLAEWAGTVHARAGVNCSNCHVGESPGARWSDSLTHEACESCHENEVSGFLAGKHGMRLASGLSPMSPSLARLPMDSEAAQRELGCTSCHGAHEFDTAQAAVDSCLGCHTDTHSNSYKDSLHFELWQAEASGLGAPGSGVSCATCHLPRETHKKSDDKRVLVQHNQNMNLQPNEKMIRGVCMKCHGLPFSIDALADPVLIERNFKGQPSRHVESVDMAVQRAVEDLRRKKK
- a CDS encoding DUF3365 domain-containing protein, coding for MNRTVRTLTLGGFLLAALATGCGGSGGGSGNNQESGTTFTPRTMADALYAVIESDRTVYTRKVVDRLQDEEKVIEASEHWKDDKALPLPAQMFRMGAKMVSDKTDVFTYSLLSLWPVNKQNAPKTEVEKQGLEAVAKKQKPFYAEETLGGKTFFTAVYPDVAVAPACINCHNNHKDSPRSDFKLGKTMGGVVIRIPLSQR